A stretch of the Sulfurimonas sp. HSL3-1 genome encodes the following:
- the fabG gene encoding 3-oxoacyl-ACP reductase FabG encodes MKFSGKNVLVTGSSRGIGAEIAKVLAGYGLKVWVNYRSGADAAEAVKAAIIAAGGEAETIGFDVADEAAYVAAIKTIVDTDGELGYLVNNAGITNDKLALRMKTEEFLSVINANLTSAFIGCREAMKVMRKKKQGAIVNIASIVGETGNAGQTNYAASKGGLIAMTKSFAIEAASSGLRYNTVTPGFIATDMTDELSDDIKSNFTSKIPMGRFGEAREVAEATAFLLSDSASYITGETLKVNGGMNMA; translated from the coding sequence ATGAAATTCAGTGGTAAAAACGTATTGGTAACAGGGTCGAGCCGGGGAATCGGCGCGGAGATCGCGAAGGTGCTGGCCGGGTACGGTCTGAAAGTCTGGGTCAACTACCGCAGCGGCGCGGATGCCGCCGAAGCGGTCAAGGCGGCGATTATCGCCGCGGGCGGCGAAGCGGAAACGATCGGCTTTGATGTCGCGGACGAAGCGGCCTACGTAGCCGCGATCAAGACGATCGTCGACACCGACGGCGAACTGGGCTACCTGGTTAACAACGCGGGGATCACGAATGACAAACTGGCACTGCGCATGAAAACGGAGGAGTTTCTTTCCGTGATCAACGCCAACCTCACCTCCGCCTTTATCGGCTGCCGCGAAGCGATGAAAGTGATGCGCAAGAAGAAGCAGGGCGCCATCGTCAACATCGCTTCCATCGTCGGCGAGACGGGTAATGCCGGGCAGACGAACTACGCGGCTTCCAAGGGCGGCCTGATCGCGATGACGAAGAGTTTTGCCATCGAAGCGGCCTCGAGCGGGCTGCGTTACAACACGGTCACACCGGGCTTTATCGCCACCGATATGACCGACGAACTCAGCGACGATATCAAGTCGAACTTTACCTCCAAAATCCCCATGGGACGCTTCGGCGAAGCGCGGGAAGTCGCGGAAGCGACGGCCTTCCTGCTCTCCGACTCGGCCTCTTATATTACGGGTGAAACCCTCAAAGTCAACGGCGGGATGAACATGGCCTAA
- the argJ gene encoding bifunctional glutamate N-acetyltransferase/amino-acid acetyltransferase ArgJ, producing the protein MFEMKKVGGGVCAPEGFFAGSASAGLRPNGADDVAFIYADTPCEMAAVFTTNKMTAAPIRHYRAKGSFKSNFVLMNAKNANAMTGPAGIADIDEVLGELQAHYGNLHNPVMSSTGVIGVRLPKAKITAAAKSFDLGSRDSLAAAKAIMTTDTFYKMVSTEIVLEEGKRFRLGAIAKGAGMINPAMATMLCFVTTDADAEAAELQACLEAVIPTTFNAASVDGDTSTNDTVMLFSNRKSGAFDAEAFKTALHEMLLELAQMMVSDGEGATKMVTFHVTGAASDDEAETAAKALSNSLLMKTAIYGEDPNWGRVASTIGASGVACDEATLTVSFDDVCVYDKGTILFDAETEKLAAAVMKRERFTISCALGMGEGAFDAYGCDLGHEYVKINADYRT; encoded by the coding sequence ATGTTTGAGATGAAAAAAGTCGGCGGCGGCGTCTGCGCGCCGGAGGGGTTCTTTGCAGGGTCGGCCAGTGCCGGCCTTCGCCCGAACGGGGCGGACGACGTCGCCTTTATCTATGCCGACACCCCCTGTGAAATGGCGGCGGTCTTTACGACGAACAAGATGACGGCGGCACCGATCCGCCACTACCGGGCCAAGGGGAGCTTCAAGAGCAACTTCGTGCTGATGAACGCCAAGAACGCCAACGCGATGACGGGCCCGGCGGGGATCGCCGACATCGACGAGGTCCTCGGGGAGCTGCAGGCGCATTACGGCAACCTGCACAACCCGGTGATGAGTTCGACGGGGGTCATCGGAGTGCGTCTGCCCAAAGCGAAGATCACGGCGGCGGCAAAGAGCTTCGACCTCGGCAGCCGGGACAGCCTGGCGGCCGCGAAAGCGATCATGACGACGGACACCTTTTACAAGATGGTGTCGACGGAGATCGTTTTGGAAGAGGGCAAACGTTTCCGCCTCGGGGCGATCGCCAAGGGTGCGGGAATGATCAACCCCGCGATGGCGACGATGCTCTGCTTCGTGACGACCGACGCGGATGCTGAAGCGGCCGAGCTGCAAGCCTGCCTCGAAGCGGTCATCCCGACGACATTTAACGCGGCCAGCGTCGACGGGGATACCTCCACGAACGATACGGTGATGCTCTTTTCCAACCGCAAAAGCGGCGCGTTTGATGCCGAAGCGTTCAAAACGGCCCTGCACGAGATGCTGCTGGAGCTGGCGCAGATGATGGTCAGCGACGGGGAGGGGGCGACGAAGATGGTCACTTTCCATGTGACGGGCGCGGCCAGCGACGACGAGGCGGAGACGGCGGCGAAGGCGCTTTCGAACTCCCTGCTGATGAAAACGGCCATTTACGGCGAAGATCCCAACTGGGGACGTGTCGCATCGACCATCGGCGCCAGCGGCGTTGCGTGCGACGAGGCGACACTGACGGTCAGTTTCGACGACGTCTGCGTTTATGACAAGGGGACGATCCTCTTTGATGCGGAGACGGAAAAGCTGGCGGCGGCGGTGATGAAGCGCGAACGCTTTACGATCAGCTGTGCACTGGGGATGGGCGAGGGGGCGTTTGACGCCTACGGCTGCGACCTCGGGCACGAATACGTCAAGATCAACGCCGACTACAGAACGTAG
- the rpmB gene encoding 50S ribosomal protein L28, translating to MARKCAISGKGPMSGNNVSHAKNRTKRRFMPNLRTVRVQMEDGTTKKIKISASELRTMKKKQA from the coding sequence ATGGCAAGAAAATGTGCTATTAGCGGTAAGGGCCCAATGAGCGGGAACAACGTTTCTCACGCGAAAAATCGCACGAAAAGACGTTTCATGCCTAATCTTCGCACCGTCCGCGTCCAGATGGAAGACGGTACGACTAAGAAGATTAAGATCTCTGCTTCTGAGCTTCGTACTATGAAGAAAAAACAGGCGTAA
- the rpe gene encoding ribulose-phosphate 3-epimerase: MLVAPSILSADFGSLARDVKAICDAGCDLVHVDVMDGHFVPNLTIGPVVVSAVAEAATKPLDIHLMVENNTFFVDLFAPLNPEYISFHIEEEKHPHRLAQYIRSLGIKPAIVLNPHTPAESLEYLLPYIDMVLVMSVNPGFGGQKFIDVYEKLRRLRDLRDRINPDCLIEVDGGVNDANIGALKDAGVDVCVAGSYVFKHADGLEAAIGSLKV; encoded by the coding sequence ATGCTTGTAGCCCCCAGTATTCTCTCCGCCGATTTCGGCAGCCTTGCGCGCGACGTCAAAGCGATCTGCGACGCCGGTTGCGACCTCGTGCACGTCGACGTCATGGACGGCCACTTCGTGCCGAACCTCACCATCGGACCCGTCGTCGTCTCCGCCGTCGCCGAAGCCGCCACGAAACCCCTCGACATCCATCTGATGGTCGAAAACAACACCTTCTTCGTCGACCTCTTCGCGCCGCTGAATCCGGAGTACATCTCCTTCCACATCGAAGAGGAGAAGCACCCCCACCGCCTGGCCCAGTACATCCGCAGCCTCGGCATCAAGCCCGCCATCGTCCTCAACCCGCATACGCCGGCCGAAAGCCTCGAGTACCTGCTGCCCTACATCGACATGGTCCTCGTCATGAGCGTGAACCCCGGGTTCGGCGGGCAGAAGTTCATCGATGTCTATGAGAAGCTCCGCCGCCTGCGCGACCTGCGCGACCGCATCAACCCCGACTGCCTCATCGAAGTCGACGGCGGGGTCAACGACGCGAATATCGGCGCGCTCAAAGACGCGGGCGTCGACGTCTGTGTCGCCGGCAGCTACGTCTTCAAACATGCAGACGGCCTCGAAGCGGCCATCGGCAGCCTGAAAGTCTGA
- a CDS encoding gamma carbonic anhydrase family protein, translated as MTYPFKQWEPKLGDNTWIAKSADVIGNVTMGEECAVWFGCVVRGDVHRIVIGDRTNIQDLSMIHVTHYKKPDMSDGHPTIIGSDVTIGHRVMLHGCTVEDACLIGMSATILDGAVIGKESIVGAGALVTKNKVFPPRSLIMGSPAKVVRELSDEEVKELYASAERYVAFKEDFRMAGA; from the coding sequence ATGACCTACCCCTTTAAACAGTGGGAACCCAAGCTCGGTGACAATACCTGGATCGCAAAAAGCGCCGACGTCATCGGGAATGTCACCATGGGCGAGGAGTGCGCCGTCTGGTTCGGCTGCGTCGTACGCGGAGACGTGCACCGCATCGTCATCGGCGACCGCACAAATATCCAGGATCTCTCCATGATCCATGTCACCCACTACAAAAAACCCGACATGAGCGACGGCCATCCGACCATCATCGGCAGCGACGTCACCATCGGCCACCGCGTCATGCTCCACGGCTGTACGGTCGAGGACGCCTGCCTGATCGGGATGAGCGCGACCATCCTCGACGGCGCCGTCATCGGCAAGGAGTCCATCGTCGGTGCCGGGGCCCTGGTGACGAAGAACAAGGTCTTCCCGCCACGTTCGCTCATCATGGGCTCGCCGGCCAAAGTCGTCAGAGAGCTCTCTGATGAAGAGGTCAAAGAGCTTTACGCCTCGGCGGAGCGCTACGTCGCCTTCAAAGAGGATTTCCGCATGGCGGGCGCCTAA
- a CDS encoding trimeric intracellular cation channel family protein: protein MDFFILADIIGIVAFALSGFLAGVRHRLDLLGLIIVASLTALGGGVIRDLMLDRTPFAFNHYYPAVTVITSVMIALALRLYRRDALERKWLFIISDTVGLVAFSITGALLGIAAEFNFFGVIIVSFLTAIGGGVTRDVLVNTVPAILTSDFYGTIAVIVAVMLIVLDALGWLNDTAVLAVALFATVLRLVAHYRGWHLPHLDLPPR from the coding sequence ATGGACTTTTTTATCCTCGCCGACATCATCGGCATCGTCGCCTTCGCCCTGAGCGGCTTCCTCGCCGGGGTACGCCACCGGCTCGACCTGCTGGGGCTCATCATCGTCGCCTCCCTGACGGCGCTCGGCGGCGGGGTGATCCGCGACCTTATGCTCGACCGCACCCCCTTCGCTTTTAACCACTACTACCCGGCAGTGACCGTCATCACCAGCGTCATGATCGCCCTGGCCCTGCGCCTCTACCGCCGGGACGCGCTTGAGCGCAAATGGCTCTTCATCATCAGCGATACCGTCGGCCTTGTCGCCTTCAGCATCACCGGCGCCCTGCTGGGCATCGCGGCGGAGTTTAACTTCTTCGGCGTCATCATCGTCAGCTTTCTCACCGCCATCGGCGGCGGGGTCACCCGCGACGTGCTCGTCAATACCGTTCCCGCCATCCTGACCAGCGACTTCTACGGCACCATCGCCGTCATCGTCGCCGTCATGCTGATCGTGCTCGACGCCCTGGGGTGGCTGAACGACACCGCCGTCCTTGCCGTCGCCCTCTTTGCCACCGTGCTCCGCCTCGTCGCCCACTACCGCGGCTGGCACCTTCCCCACCTCGATCTTCCCCCGCGCTGA
- the accA gene encoding acetyl-CoA carboxylase carboxyl transferase subunit alpha has protein sequence MATYLDFEQKIQQIQEEIVSAEVRHDVHAVEILKKDLEKEVSKTYKNLSPYQELQLARHPDRPYALDYINLLLEDKYELHGDRHFRDDAAILCYMGYIDGQRVMVIGEQKGRGTKNKLKRNFGMPHPEGYRKALRCAQLADKFNIPVVMLIDTPGAYPGLGAEERNQSEAISRNLLELSKLETITISIVIGEGGSGGALAIGVADRLAMMRYSVFSVISPEGCSAILWNDPAKAEAATKALKITSSDLKALDLIDDVIDEPLIGAHRDKSGAADAMKGYILERINELSNFSGSERRHKRYDRLTGMGAYSEN, from the coding sequence TTGGCTACCTACCTCGATTTTGAGCAGAAGATCCAGCAGATCCAGGAAGAGATCGTCAGCGCCGAGGTGCGCCATGACGTCCACGCCGTCGAGATCCTGAAAAAGGATCTGGAGAAAGAGGTCAGTAAAACCTACAAGAACCTCTCTCCCTACCAGGAGCTGCAGCTGGCGCGTCACCCCGACCGTCCCTACGCCCTGGATTACATCAATCTGCTGCTCGAAGACAAATACGAGCTGCACGGCGACCGCCATTTCCGTGACGATGCGGCGATCCTCTGCTATATGGGTTACATCGACGGCCAGCGGGTGATGGTCATTGGCGAACAGAAGGGGCGCGGCACGAAGAACAAGCTCAAGCGCAACTTCGGTATGCCGCACCCCGAAGGGTACCGCAAGGCGCTGCGCTGCGCGCAACTGGCGGACAAGTTCAACATCCCCGTCGTCATGCTCATCGACACCCCGGGTGCCTATCCGGGACTGGGCGCCGAAGAGCGCAACCAGAGCGAGGCGATCTCCCGCAACCTGCTGGAGCTCTCCAAGCTGGAGACGATCACCATCTCCATCGTCATCGGCGAGGGGGGTAGCGGCGGCGCCCTGGCCATTGGCGTTGCCGACCGGCTGGCGATGATGCGCTACTCCGTTTTCAGCGTTATCTCCCCGGAAGGGTGTTCTGCGATTCTCTGGAACGATCCTGCCAAGGCGGAAGCGGCGACGAAGGCGCTCAAGATCACGAGCAGCGACCTCAAAGCGCTCGACTTGATTGACGATGTCATCGACGAGCCGCTCATCGGGGCGCACCGCGACAAGTCCGGTGCGGCCGACGCGATGAAAGGCTACATTCTCGAGCGCATCAACGAGCTCTCTAATTTCAGCGGCTCCGAACGCCGCCACAAGCGCTATGACCGTTTGACGGGTATGGGCGCTTACTCCGAAAACTAA
- a CDS encoding potassium channel family protein, with protein sequence MNLIQKIRAFLHWETPPKPQYDLLPDIYSHLKPFRLPLIFTAIIMFLGTIGYMVIDDFSLIDAIYQTGITFTTVGFGEIAPISDAGRLFTITLIITGFAVFSMAVGILVNEINRGNIYKTIKERDMLYKIARLKKHFVICYHNDYTIEVTKELRRSHIPFVVIDPREEIEAWAKQHKYPYFLREEPHTEVAMLKAHLSSASGMITLSPLIADNIAIIASVRLFEKEHHLPRPYNLISSAETMSDVEKLKKLGADTVVSPTKLTAQRITSMAARPDMENLLEEFLYRSDTPLDMEEIFVPKYSWMVLNRLKETHLREIANVSVVGVTRKDGKFVAMPKGDDLVTSESKLLVVGTEKGIKMTKELVRQRKKPQELRYV encoded by the coding sequence TTGAATCTGATCCAAAAGATTCGCGCCTTTCTTCATTGGGAGACTCCTCCCAAACCCCAATACGATCTACTTCCCGATATTTACAGCCACCTCAAACCGTTTCGTCTGCCGCTGATTTTTACGGCAATCATCATGTTCCTCGGCACCATCGGCTACATGGTGATAGACGATTTTTCGCTGATAGACGCCATCTACCAGACGGGGATCACCTTTACGACGGTCGGCTTCGGGGAGATCGCCCCCATTTCCGATGCGGGGAGGCTCTTTACGATCACGCTGATCATTACCGGTTTCGCCGTCTTCTCGATGGCGGTCGGTATTCTCGTCAACGAGATCAACCGCGGGAACATCTATAAAACCATAAAGGAGCGGGACATGCTCTACAAGATTGCGCGCTTGAAAAAGCATTTTGTCATCTGCTACCACAACGATTACACCATCGAAGTGACGAAGGAGCTGCGCCGTTCGCACATCCCCTTCGTCGTGATCGATCCCCGCGAGGAGATCGAAGCGTGGGCGAAACAGCACAAGTACCCCTATTTCCTCCGCGAAGAGCCCCATACGGAGGTGGCGATGCTCAAGGCGCATCTGAGCTCGGCGAGCGGGATGATCACCCTGTCGCCGCTGATCGCGGACAACATCGCGATCATTGCGTCGGTGCGTCTGTTTGAGAAGGAGCACCACCTGCCGCGGCCCTACAACCTGATCAGCTCGGCCGAGACGATGAGCGACGTCGAAAAGCTGAAAAAGCTGGGGGCCGACACCGTCGTCTCGCCGACGAAGCTGACGGCGCAGCGCATCACCTCCATGGCGGCGCGCCCGGATATGGAGAACCTTCTCGAGGAGTTCCTCTACCGCAGCGACACCCCGCTGGACATGGAGGAGATCTTCGTGCCAAAATACAGCTGGATGGTCCTCAACCGCCTCAAGGAGACCCACCTCAGAGAGATCGCGAACGTCTCCGTCGTCGGGGTGACGCGCAAAGACGGCAAATTCGTTGCCATGCCCAAGGGGGACGACCTCGTCACCAGCGAGTCGAAACTGCTGGTCGTCGGGACCGAGAAGGGGATCAAAATGACCAAAGAGCTGGTACGCCAGCGTAAAAAACCGCAGGAGTTGCGTTATGTTTGA
- the acpP gene encoding acyl carrier protein, with product MALLDDIKEVVVEQLSVNPDEVKPDAKFVEDLGADSLDVVELVMALEEKFDIEIPDDEAEKIQTVQDVVNYVENKA from the coding sequence ATGGCACTTTTGGATGACATCAAAGAAGTCGTAGTTGAACAACTGAGCGTAAACCCGGATGAAGTAAAACCGGATGCGAAATTCGTTGAAGATCTCGGAGCGGACAGCCTCGACGTCGTTGAACTGGTCATGGCACTTGAAGAAAAATTCGATATTGAAATCCCGGATGATGAAGCTGAAAAAATTCAGACTGTCCAGGATGTCGTAAACTACGTCGAAAACAAGGCGTAA
- a CDS encoding beta-ketoacyl-ACP synthase II, translated as MRRVVVTGMGMINAVGHNKEESFKAMCDGVSGIDRITLFDAEAEGQGVLIAGEVKDFDPTTVMAAKEVKKADRFIQLGLKAAQEAMEDAAFNEIEIEYERFGVAAASGIGGLPAIEKNSIVLETRGPRRISPFFIPSALVNMLGGFVSIEHGLKGPNVAAVTACAAGTHSISEAAKTIICNGADRMLVVAAESAVTGVGIGGFASMKALSTRNDDPKTASRPFDAERDGFVMGEGAAALVLEEYDAAVARGAKIYGELIGFGESGDASHITSPSMDGPLRAMKAAMTMAGTPKIDYVNAHGTSTPTNDKNETAALKELFGGKENCPPVTSTKGQTGHCLGAAGGIEAVVCLMAMQEGIIPPTINYINPDENCDLDIVPNAARKAELNIVMSNSFGFGGTNGVVIFKKL; from the coding sequence GTGAGAAGAGTTGTCGTAACGGGTATGGGCATGATCAATGCTGTCGGACACAATAAAGAAGAGTCGTTTAAAGCGATGTGTGACGGCGTGAGCGGCATTGACAGAATTACCCTTTTCGATGCCGAAGCCGAAGGGCAGGGTGTTCTGATTGCCGGCGAGGTTAAAGATTTCGACCCCACAACGGTCATGGCGGCCAAAGAGGTCAAAAAAGCGGACCGTTTCATCCAGCTCGGCCTTAAAGCGGCCCAGGAAGCGATGGAAGATGCGGCTTTCAACGAGATTGAGATCGAATATGAGCGTTTCGGCGTCGCCGCGGCATCCGGTATCGGCGGTCTGCCGGCGATTGAGAAAAACTCCATCGTCCTTGAGACCCGGGGTCCGCGCCGTATCTCTCCGTTCTTCATTCCGAGCGCCCTGGTCAACATGCTCGGCGGTTTTGTTTCCATCGAACACGGTCTGAAAGGCCCGAACGTCGCGGCGGTCACGGCCTGTGCGGCGGGGACCCACTCCATCAGCGAAGCGGCGAAGACGATCATCTGCAACGGTGCGGACCGTATGCTCGTCGTGGCGGCGGAATCCGCGGTCACCGGCGTCGGTATCGGCGGGTTTGCCTCCATGAAAGCGCTCTCTACGCGCAACGACGACCCGAAAACAGCTTCCCGTCCCTTCGATGCGGAGCGTGACGGCTTCGTCATGGGCGAAGGGGCGGCAGCCCTGGTCCTCGAAGAGTACGATGCGGCCGTTGCCCGCGGCGCGAAGATCTACGGCGAGCTGATCGGTTTCGGCGAGAGCGGCGACGCCAGCCACATCACAAGCCCGAGCATGGACGGCCCGCTGCGTGCGATGAAAGCGGCGATGACAATGGCCGGCACCCCGAAAATTGACTACGTCAATGCCCACGGTACGAGTACGCCGACGAACGACAAGAACGAGACGGCGGCCCTTAAAGAGCTCTTCGGCGGCAAAGAGAACTGTCCGCCGGTAACGTCTACCAAGGGCCAGACGGGTCACTGTCTCGGCGCGGCCGGCGGTATCGAAGCGGTCGTCTGTCTGATGGCGATGCAAGAAGGCATCATCCCGCCGACGATCAACTACATCAACCCGGATGAGAACTGCGATCTGGATATCGTTCCGAACGCGGCGCGCAAGGCGGAACTGAACATTGTCATGAGCAACTCCTTCGGGTTCGGCGGCACCAACGGCGTCGTTATCTTTAAGAAGCTCTAA
- a CDS encoding 3'-5' exonuclease, producing MIEASQLPQKLCEGLTAYQIEQLTGENAELAVELMRAQGLELVSRDGTRYYPHSCDQLLSAATFCIVDIETNGSKPDKHQIIEIGAVKVQNLHIIDRFESLVRCDHISGHITEITGIAEEDTQDAPGLREVLSDFKQFLGNDIFVGHDVKFDFQFTSKMMERVGMAPLLNRTLCTIDLAERTISSYRYGLAFLNEQLELYKEATHHRALSDAMTTAKLFKRTLKCIPTEIQTVEELITFSKKAKRLKRPKFPPQPPEQTTPEA from the coding sequence ATGATCGAAGCCTCCCAACTCCCCCAGAAGCTCTGCGAAGGGCTCACCGCCTACCAGATCGAGCAGCTGACCGGCGAAAACGCCGAACTGGCCGTCGAGCTGATGCGCGCCCAGGGGCTCGAACTCGTCAGCCGGGACGGCACACGCTACTATCCCCATAGCTGCGACCAGCTCCTCTCGGCGGCGACCTTCTGCATCGTCGACATCGAAACCAACGGCTCCAAACCCGACAAACACCAGATCATCGAAATCGGCGCCGTTAAGGTGCAGAACCTCCACATCATCGACCGCTTCGAGAGCCTGGTACGATGCGACCATATCTCGGGGCACATCACCGAGATCACCGGCATCGCGGAGGAAGACACCCAGGATGCTCCTGGTCTGCGAGAAGTACTGTCGGATTTCAAACAGTTCCTGGGCAACGACATCTTCGTCGGTCACGACGTCAAATTCGACTTCCAGTTCACCTCGAAGATGATGGAGCGTGTCGGGATGGCGCCCCTGCTCAACCGCACCCTCTGCACCATCGACCTCGCCGAGCGCACCATCAGCTCCTACCGCTACGGCCTCGCCTTCCTGAACGAACAGCTCGAGCTCTACAAAGAGGCGACCCACCACCGCGCCCTCTCCGACGCGATGACGACGGCAAAGCTCTTCAAACGCACCCTCAAATGCATCCCAACAGAGATCCAGACCGTCGAGGAGCTCATCACCTTCTCCAAGAAGGCCAAACGCCTCAAACGCCCAAAATTCCCGCCCCAGCCCCCGGAGCAGACAACTCCCGAAGCCTAA
- a CDS encoding phosphoribosylanthranilate isomerase, with protein sequence MRVKICGITSYEDAMSAIDAGADALGFVFYPPSPRHITPEAAAAIIRRLPPFVEKVGLFVNEEAPAINAAARTSGITLAQIHFDAPDALFDALECPYVRVIRAQSPEDVNAHADEYRLVDAYCDAYGGMGKRLNLEWFEGVDCSKIILAGGLSPDNVEECLPYGFYALDVSSGVEASKGKKDPQKVGLFIAKAKA encoded by the coding sequence GTGCGCGTCAAGATCTGCGGCATCACCTCCTACGAAGACGCCATGAGTGCGATCGATGCCGGGGCCGACGCGCTCGGTTTTGTGTTCTATCCCCCCTCGCCGCGCCATATCACCCCCGAGGCGGCCGCGGCGATCATCCGCAGACTTCCGCCCTTCGTCGAAAAGGTCGGTCTCTTCGTCAACGAGGAGGCCCCGGCCATCAACGCGGCGGCCCGAACGAGCGGCATCACCCTCGCCCAGATCCATTTCGATGCGCCCGATGCCCTCTTTGACGCCCTGGAGTGCCCCTATGTCCGTGTGATCCGGGCACAAAGCCCCGAAGACGTCAACGCGCACGCCGACGAATACCGACTCGTCGACGCCTACTGCGACGCCTACGGCGGGATGGGCAAGCGGCTCAACCTCGAGTGGTTCGAGGGGGTCGACTGTTCGAAAATCATCCTCGCCGGCGGACTCTCCCCCGATAACGTCGAGGAGTGCCTCCCCTACGGCTTCTACGCCCTCGATGTCAGCAGCGGTGTCGAAGCGTCCAAGGGGAAAAAAGACCCGCAGAAGGTTGGCCTGTTTATTGCAAAGGCCAAAGCATGA